The sequence TATAGATCTGTAGGAATTGGCACCTTTACAGTCTGATCCTGTAGGTTGCCGGGCTTCATCGGGCCTATCCCTCCGCCGCTCTTGATAAGAGATATATCGTTTCGTTTTGGTATTACTTGCTATTTGAGTATGAATTGGATTATATAGGGGATTCATTCCTTCGTCAATACCATTTTTGGTATTTTTCAAAAATTCTTTCTAATGTCAATAGGTAGGGTAATTCCTATTGGTTTACTTAAGATTCGACTCCATCTAGAAGCCTATAAATCTAATTTGCAGAGAGACGTTTTAACATGATCTGGCAGGGAAAACTAATCCATATCCCTTGATTTGAAAGGAACCGAATCTATTATGCTGAAAAAACTGCTTCCCTTATCCATCAGAAAATATCTGCTCATGTCAAAACGGCAACGAATGCGAGAGATCCGACTGACCATTTGGTATATGCCATTCTTTTATATTTGTTTTTCCATACTCCTTGTAGCACTCACCCTCTATTTAGATTTATATGCTGACATCTCTCAGTATACATTTGATTTATTAAGTATGGATGCATCTGTTACACGCATGCTTGTCAGTACACTCATCGGGGGCATTCTCACACTCAGTGCTTTCACCCTGAATTCGCTGCTTGTTGTACTAACGATGTTCAGTGGTCAATTTTCACCGAGGATGCTCCTGGATTTCATTTCGGACAAACAAACGCAGCATGCCCTTGGAATTTTCAATGGCAGTTTTGTATATGTATTGCTCCTCTTTCTATTTATCGGAAATTCAAAGGAAGAACTGTTTGTTGCTGCCCCGATCATGACGATTGGACTTGCATTCCTTACTGCAGTCACTTTTATATTCTTCATTAACCATGCCTCTACTTGGATGCAGGTGCACAATATTACGTACAATATGAAGCAGGTTTCTGAGGTGATGATCAATCAAACGCTGAAACATGACCTAGAAGCCCACCGAACTAGAAACACCGGCGATATAATGGAGCACTATAAGGAGAATATCATTCATGTGAAGTCAAGAGAGTCGGGATATATACAGTTGATTGATTTTCATGGAATGATTGAAGCGGCAAAAAATGATCAACTTGTCATACAGCTCCACTATAAAGTCGGGGATTATGTTTTGGCGGGGAATGAATTGGTGAGCATTTGGGGACCTGAAACCAAGGATATTTCTACTAATCACTATCTCGACTTTATCGAAATGGGCCATAAGGAGACGGAAATTCAAGACCTGCAAATGGGAATTCATAAGCTTGCAGAAGTAGCAATCAAATCCCTTGGAAATGATGATCCTAAAACAGCCTCCAATACGATTGATCAAATGGCCGATCTGATGATAACAGTTGAAGATCACCTATCCTTCACCCCGTATTTAATCGATCAAGAAGGAAAAATACGAGTCATTCTCCAGACAGAAGCATTTGAATACTATCTATATCGGGGATTTGGCTATATCAGGCATTATGCAAAAGAAAATCATCTCATCATTACTGACATCGTTCGGGCACTCGCTCTTATTGCAGAGTCCATTGACCCCTCTAAGCACAAAGCCATATGGGAATTCGCCTGTAATACCATTGATCATATTGAAAGGGAGGTCATTTACGAATTAGATAAAACCTTTCTTCTGCAGGAAGTTCATAAGCTGGCACGTCTAACTGAAAACCTTAGAGAATATAAGAAAATCGAAAGTAAATTCTATCCTTCTGCTAATAAAAACACGTAAAAAGCTTCATCTCATAAAAGAGATGAAGCTTTTTTACCAGGAATTAAATCCATGTTTCGACGATACTGGAATCTTCCCCTTGTGCTTTCGGTACTAGCGAGAAACGTTCTGGAATTTCACTTCTGATTGCTTCTAATGTAGGTCTCATCAAAATATAATGAGTGGGCTGATTGACATCGAATAGCCTTGCTACAAACATGCCTTGATAATCTTTGGGACTGGAATAAATACAGATGATGGGCATTTTATAATCACTTAATGTCACCTCATCAAATGATGAAATTAATCGATCCGGGTTTTCCATCAAATCTCTCCTTTCTGTGTCATTTCTAATCATATTACCGTCAGCTTAAAACGCATTCTTTTCCTTTTGCCTCTCTACCATCCATTCGATTATGATTGTAGAGCTTTTGAATGTAATAGTTGCACTTAGCGTATTGCCCTTCTTCCTTCAATAGAGGGATGATGACATTCTCTATATATTGATAATATGCTTCTTCTCCCTCTTGGACCCTGATCTCAAGCATCGTAAAAAAAGTTTCCATTTGGGGATTTTTCATATCTGTCACAGATGCCTGTCCTTCTTCTATTAAACTTGCATATTTTTCATTATTTGCTGAATCGTCTACATTCATGGAACTATCAATATAACCAAAGAGGCTGTTTAAATATATATCTCTATCAGACTCATGCTTTAATAATCCATATGCCATTTGAAATGCATCTCTCGCCTTTCTATCCTCCATTACGTCTCGATAAAGATTCCCTAAATTCAGATGAAGAACGGCTTTTCTTTTATGATCATGGAGATTATCACAATGTTGGATCAACTCGTCATATTTCTCTACTAACGACGCCAGACTCGCTCCTTCGCTTCTGCCTTCCGCTACCAACTGAATCGTAGCAGCATCTACGCACCTTGTAAAATTAAACGTTTCCTTGAAATAGTTCAGAGCCAGCTGACTATATCGTAGGGATTTGTCAAGTTGCCCAAGATCTTGATAGCCAACTGACATGTGATAATAGGCTTCAGGATTGGAATAAATATCCCGATCTATTTTCTCCAAATACGTTATGGCTGTTTGCGGATTTCCTTTTGCAAGCTCATACATGCCTTTTATATGATAATATAACTGAAAATCATAATCGAACATATGGAAGGACAGACGTTTATTAGAAAACTGACTTAAATAGAATGCAGCTTCTTTAACCTCCCCTTTCATAATAAAGTACCTTGCTTTCAGTAGCTTAAAGGTGCCATTAAGGGTTTCAATTTTGATTAATGGATTTTGTTCAATGGTCTCCTTCAATAATTCAATCTTTCCATTTACTTGCTTAATCATGACATCATGCCACAATTCCAAATCTAAACGTAATTTTTTATACGCCTTTAACTCTTTCTCCACGTTCATATTTAGCCTTTGATTGAACAATTCGATTTTATCTTTCGTAATCTGCAAGTGTCCGCTTTCAATTTTACTGATATGGCCAGGTGTACAAATTCCATCCCCTACCTGTTTCTGGGTCATCCCCTTAAAGATTCGATAATATTTAATAAATGTCCCAATGTGCATGATTTAACCTCCAGGGTGACGTAGTATACGTTAATTCAGTACATCCAAATTTTTTATTTCAATATAGGTTATACTCCTATTATACTAATAAGTGATCATGAAAAAATTGGGGTTTTCAGCAGGTTTCCTAAAGTCTCAAATAAAACTATTTACCCGCTTCTTTTTACTTACACCCCTACTTTATTGACTATTAAAAGGAAATTACAAAGAAATATCGGCAATAAATCTTATATATTTGAAAAACTTTCAATTATCTGGCTTTTTGGATAAAAATAGTTTAGGTCTTTTAGTCTATTCTATTTTCCCGATTGCTTGCACATTTTTTATGCTATTTTCCGAAAATGATTGTGGCTTTTAAAATTAGAAAAAAAGATAGCCGGCGCACCTGACTGATTCATGGTGTGCCGGCTATCTTTTTTACATTTGATCTGAAGGTTGGATAGGAGGATCCAACTGGATTTCCTGGTCTGGATAAATCCTGGAAATAACGGAAGAACCCATTAATCTCTTAATTCCATTTGCCGGTAATTCTATCGACACCCCATTAAAGGCTGTTTTATACCTGTGTTTGATACGATATTCCACTTCATTATCATCCAGGAAGGCATGAAGTTCTTGCTCGAAAGCCTGATGACTCTGTTCAACGTGTTCCTTGGCTTTGTCCAAGGTCATATCCACGCCTTGAGCTTCTGCTTCCAGAACGGCTATTTTTGCAGGTTTTGTCTTAAACTCAATAATAACGGAAACAACCTTCTCACTTGAAAGATTAATGGATGGATCAACCTTGACCGCCGAATTCATCGTTTCTTCCACCGCCTCATCCTCATTCTGATAGGTACTTTCCCCTGGATCTGCCTGACATCCTCCTATGACCATCATAAAGACCAGGAAAAGGACTCTCCAGTAGCACTTCTTCATTAACATTCGATCTCCTTTATTTAAGAGTTTAAAAAAAAAGACAATCTATCAGGATTGTCTCCTTTCGATTGCCTTTTCAAACGTTATTCACGAAGTTATTCTATTTTAGAGATTCGTTAGTTTTTTGCACCATCATCCATTTGCTTGGCTGTTACATTCAAATTCGATGTATAGGTAATTCCTTGATACTCATTACCTGCTTTTTCGTCCAGTTTGATTGCGAAAGAAAGGTCAATGTATTGGTCATCATTTAATTGCCAAAATTCATGCTTCTCGCCCTCTTTAGAACCGTCCCCAAGTACCATCTTGGCTTTCCCGCTCATGCCTTTTGCAGCAGGTTGTGCCTCTTCCTCTACAAATCCGACAACCATTTCAACTCCAGGAGCGATCGCTTTGGACATAGATCTAACTTCATTGGTTGTCCCATTGAATAACTCATCTAAGTAGATTCTTGATTCTTCCAGGATGTCGTCTGTCATTTCTTGTCCTTCAGAGAACTTATAAGCGATATATCCTACTTTATAGGCATCTAAAGGTACATCTGCACTGAGAGACTGGTTATAGGTAGCTTTAAGATAAGCATCCATATCACCTGTGTTTTCAATCTTTAACCATTCACCGTACTTTAATTGTGAAGGGGCAAACCCAGTAGCTTCGATGATCTTGGTTTCCATGTCTTGTGAGTTGTTGATCTCCAATGTACCGTTTGTGATCTCTCCTGTGGCATTTGTCTCGGATGTGAACCAAGAATATGTACCAAAGCTTCCAGATACTACGATTGCTCCTACTAATGCGCTTCCCAAAAATGCAT is a genomic window of Rossellomorea sp. y25 containing:
- a CDS encoding helix-turn-helix transcriptional regulator; its protein translation is MHIGTFIKYYRIFKGMTQKQVGDGICTPGHISKIESGHLQITKDKIELFNQRLNMNVEKELKAYKKLRLDLELWHDVMIKQVNGKIELLKETIEQNPLIKIETLNGTFKLLKARYFIMKGEVKEAAFYLSQFSNKRLSFHMFDYDFQLYYHIKGMYELAKGNPQTAITYLEKIDRDIYSNPEAYYHMSVGYQDLGQLDKSLRYSQLALNYFKETFNFTRCVDAATIQLVAEGRSEGASLASLVEKYDELIQHCDNLHDHKRKAVLHLNLGNLYRDVMEDRKARDAFQMAYGLLKHESDRDIYLNSLFGYIDSSMNVDDSANNEKYASLIEEGQASVTDMKNPQMETFFTMLEIRVQEGEEAYYQYIENVIIPLLKEEGQYAKCNYYIQKLYNHNRMDGREAKGKECVLS
- a CDS encoding DUF2254 domain-containing protein yields the protein MLKKLLPLSIRKYLLMSKRQRMREIRLTIWYMPFFYICFSILLVALTLYLDLYADISQYTFDLLSMDASVTRMLVSTLIGGILTLSAFTLNSLLVVLTMFSGQFSPRMLLDFISDKQTQHALGIFNGSFVYVLLLFLFIGNSKEELFVAAPIMTIGLAFLTAVTFIFFINHASTWMQVHNITYNMKQVSEVMINQTLKHDLEAHRTRNTGDIMEHYKENIIHVKSRESGYIQLIDFHGMIEAAKNDQLVIQLHYKVGDYVLAGNELVSIWGPETKDISTNHYLDFIEMGHKETEIQDLQMGIHKLAEVAIKSLGNDDPKTASNTIDQMADLMITVEDHLSFTPYLIDQEGKIRVILQTEAFEYYLYRGFGYIRHYAKENHLIITDIVRALALIAESIDPSKHKAIWEFACNTIDHIEREVIYELDKTFLLQEVHKLARLTENLREYKKIESKFYPSANKNT
- a CDS encoding protease inhibitor I9 family protein, with protein sequence MLMKKCYWRVLFLVFMMVIGGCQADPGESTYQNEDEAVEETMNSAVKVDPSINLSSEKVVSVIIEFKTKPAKIAVLEAEAQGVDMTLDKAKEHVEQSHQAFEQELHAFLDDNEVEYRIKHRYKTAFNGVSIELPANGIKRLMGSSVISRIYPDQEIQLDPPIQPSDQM